A segment of the Terribacillus aidingensis genome:
TTCATTCGGATACGATTCATGGACTTGGAATACTTCAAGCCCTGGTCGGCTTGGATCTAAATCGCTAAGATGCATGGCATCTCCGTGACCAAGACCGGTTGAATAGAGACCAGTTCCATCATCGTCCAGCGCCATTGCGCCATAGATGATTTCATCTTTTCCGTCTTCGTCCACGTCTCCGATACTCAAATTATGATTACCCTGCTGTGCATATGCTTCGTTTCCAGGCGTTTCACTATTGAACATCCATTGCTTTTTCAATTTGCCATCTTTATAGGTATATGCTGTAATGACTGTCTTTTCATAGTAGCCTCTGGCTTCAATGATACTTGGCGTTTTACCATCCAGATACGCGACTCCGGCAAGGAAGCGATCGCCTCGGTTTCCGTAGCAGTCACCCCAATCGCAAATATCACCGCGGGCTGGCTCGTAGTCGATTGTTTGTTTGATTTTGCCCGTGTTACCTTCGAAGACGGTCAAATATTCTGGTCCTTCGAGTATATAGCCTGATGCATTGCGATGATCAGCGTCAGGGTCTCCGATGACTTTACCCTGCGCATCTTTTGTACCGTCAGCTGTTTTGACGACGAGCTCGGATTTTCCGTTACCATCAAAATCATAGACGAGCATTTGTGTGTAATGAGCACCTGCACGTATATTCTTGCCAAGATCAATTCTCCATTTATGTGTTCCATCCATTTCATAAGCATCGATGAAGACATTGCCAGTGTAGCCAGAGCGGGAATTATCCTGCGCATTGGAAGGATCCCATTTCAAAATGATTTCCCATTCTCCGTCGCCATCCAGATCACCGACACTGGCATCATTGGCATTGTAAGTATAAGATTTTCCATCCGGTGTTTTGCCATCCGCTGGCTTCTGGAGGGGAATATGCAGCTGATTGTCTTGCCATACTTTGATATTATCCTGGTCCACACCTTTCCCGATTGCTTCTACACGATAGACGCTTTTCGCAGTGCCATCTTTGTCCAGGAAATTGGTGCTGTGTTTTACAGGTTTCCGAGTGATTTTCTTACCGTCACGATATACATGAAAAGAGGTTTTTTTCATGTCGTTCCCGAGAAATCTCCAGTTTAGGTAAACACCATCCTCTGTCTGGACAGCAACAGCTCCCCGTTCCAAATATTCCATTTGCCTTTTAGGCAGTTTCTTGGCATCGGCAGAGAAGGGGATTGCGAATGTCAGAAGCAGGACGAGCAGCAATAACAGACATTTTTTCAATATAACCATTCCTCTCCTTTTTATTAAAGCGCTTTCATTTTAATGCAGGAGATAGGTTAATTCTTATTAGACAAGGCAGTTGATTCTCAAATATGGTTGTAAATATTTTAAAAGCCATGCCTGAGCAGGCATGGCTTTATTGCTACTTAGAAGTCCCCAGTGTATGGATCACGTGAGCTGTACAATTGATGCCGCTCAGGAAATAATCCACATCTAGATTCTCGTTCGGCGAATGGTTATGCTGGTCAAAGTTCGCATATGGCACGATAATAGATGGCAGACCGAGAATCCCCGTCCACACATAATCCGGAAGGGAGCCGCCCATACTCGGCTGGATGAGCGGGTCAGTTTGGTAAGCATTCTCGACAGCGCTGATAACTTTTTGCACAATCGGCAGCTCTGCTCTTGTGCGAGATGGCTGCATGCTGCCCAAATATGTAACCTCTACATCAGGCGCATAGGTTTGAACATGTTTTTGAATCTTTTCAAAGATATCGTTTGGATCCTGATCCACTACAAGCCTGATGTCCATTTTGAGCCGGGCTGTAGAAGGGATG
Coding sequences within it:
- a CDS encoding rhamnogalacturonan lyase; amino-acid sequence: MEYLERGAVAVQTEDGVYLNWRFLGNDMKKTSFHVYRDGKKITRKPVKHSTNFLDKDGTAKSVYRVEAIGKGVDQDNIKVWQDNQLHIPLQKPADGKTPDGKSYTYNANDASVGDLDGDGEWEIILKWDPSNAQDNSRSGYTGNVFIDAYEMDGTHKWRIDLGKNIRAGAHYTQMLVYDFDGNGKSELVVKTADGTKDAQGKVIGDPDADHRNASGYILEGPEYLTVFEGNTGKIKQTIDYEPARGDICDWGDCYGNRGDRFLAGVAYLDGKTPSIIEARGYYEKTVITAYTYKDGKLKKQWMFNSETPGNEAYAQQGNHNLSIGDVDEDGKDEIIYGAMALDDDGTGLYSTGLGHGDAMHLSDLDPSRPGLEVFQVHESYPNEAGIEFRDARTGELIWGIPTNIDVGRGLASDIDPRYPGAEMWAINGAWNSPTGGLYAASGEKISTNIPPANFAIWWDGDLTREILDHTFDESIQTGTGLIGKWNPETEKLDTLLDAEGTYSNNGTKGNPALQADLIGDWREEAIWRTEDSSALVLYTTTDMTEEKLPTLMHDPVYRLGVAWQNVAYNQPPHTSYFLGNDMKQPEMPRIEVTKAK